From one Chlamydia sp. 04-14 genomic stretch:
- a CDS encoding DUF1389 domain-containing protein, whose product MNPLPNARYPISSEQRQSASVIKQASRARNLMIGLRNHIIIIGSIFFSIASVALIAIVACGFTQPAILSCLLISLIVAGVMLILMVRHIRETRPVLPSGFLSVIKKEFPTVIYELVVQERLTLQELRAVLLGLSLGAFTFPSIACQEKVERFSLERLQKACEGIQLPDLEKILLKNCPLYFVNKFIQLGPKEFPEAENMDPEIYWVCRTGLDSIYNTAFDPDTWVLAHVITQEEYEMLLMHAKNNTWDQVKKTFIAKELNPRLKKFIEVADVEGFTIDREMLLSSLPLASILRLCKHGVCWKQLELFKEVECKYINFFTLFELASRNLNAMKLMLVIAPHINENKKEFDPFITLVTWEEWIQEYKKIKAPSFFFANTLKFLSKKSGKILKHPLPFETPVYSTNIHTGERVLESDSAKGTKFFNS is encoded by the coding sequence GTGAATCCACTTCCAAATGCTCGATACCCGATCTCCTCGGAACAACGTCAATCTGCATCGGTAATTAAACAGGCGAGTAGAGCACGTAATTTGATGATTGGATTGCGCAATCATATTATAATTATAGGTAGTATATTTTTCTCTATTGCCTCCGTTGCATTAATTGCTATAGTCGCTTGTGGATTTACACAACCTGCAATCCTTTCTTGTTTATTAATATCTCTCATTGTCGCTGGGGTCATGCTGATTTTAATGGTGCGTCATATCCGCGAAACGCGACCTGTACTTCCCTCGGGTTTTCTTTCAGTAATAAAAAAAGAGTTTCCTACAGTTATTTATGAGCTAGTAGTTCAAGAGAGACTGACTCTTCAAGAACTTCGTGCAGTTCTTTTAGGTTTATCTTTAGGAGCATTTACTTTTCCATCGATAGCATGTCAGGAGAAAGTAGAGAGATTTAGTCTTGAGCGTTTGCAAAAGGCCTGTGAGGGAATTCAACTGCCCGATTTAGAAAAGATTCTGTTGAAGAACTGTCCATTGTACTTTGTTAATAAGTTCATTCAATTAGGTCCTAAAGAATTTCCTGAAGCCGAAAATATGGATCCTGAGATTTATTGGGTGTGTCGTACAGGGCTAGATTCTATATATAATACCGCCTTCGATCCTGATACATGGGTATTAGCTCATGTGATCACTCAGGAAGAGTATGAAATGCTATTAATGCACGCAAAAAATAATACTTGGGATCAAGTTAAAAAGACTTTTATTGCTAAAGAATTAAATCCTAGACTTAAAAAATTTATAGAAGTTGCAGATGTTGAAGGTTTTACTATTGATAGAGAGATGTTGTTATCGAGTCTGCCCTTAGCGTCGATACTAAGATTATGTAAGCACGGAGTCTGTTGGAAACAGTTGGAACTGTTTAAGGAAGTAGAGTGCAAATACATAAATTTCTTTACTCTATTTGAATTGGCATCTAGGAATTTGAATGCCATGAAGTTAATGCTTGTTATTGCTCCTCATATTAATGAGAATAAGAAAGAATTCGATCCGTTTATTACTCTAGTTACTTGGGAAGAATGGATTCAAGAATATAAAAAAATAAAAGCACCTAGTTTCTTTTTTGCTAATACTTTAAAGTTTTTAAGTAAGAAAAGTGGGAAGATTCTAAAGCATCCACTACCGTTCGAAACTCCTGTATATTCTACAAATATTCATACAGGTGAGAGAGTTTTGGAATCTGATTCTGCAAAAGGAACGAAGTTTTTTAATTCATAG